Proteins encoded together in one Streptomyces sp. B1I3 window:
- a CDS encoding 2-hydroxyacid dehydrogenase → MTSTPANDVWLPIAADEIDGLPEGLNYRFWDGGRDYPADPADCAFYVVPYMKGPEVAVRPLKGMDAVRVVQTLSAGIDHVEPGLGLLPAGVKLCNAKGVHEASTAELALALVLASLRGFPGFAEGQSKEEWRSGFYPALADKSVLVVGYGSIGAAIEDRLEPFECARVVRVARSARTTGRGPVHALEALPRLLPEADVVILSTPLNASTQGLVDAGFLAAMRDGALLVNVARGPVVDTAALLAELESGRLRAALDVTDPEPLPAGHPLWHAPHVLITPHVGGSTSAFLPRARRLLAAQLTRFAVGEPLDNLVLTTA, encoded by the coding sequence ATGACTTCGACACCTGCGAACGACGTGTGGCTGCCCATCGCGGCGGATGAGATCGACGGGCTCCCCGAGGGTCTCAACTACCGTTTCTGGGACGGCGGCCGGGACTACCCGGCGGACCCCGCGGACTGCGCCTTCTACGTCGTTCCCTACATGAAGGGCCCCGAGGTCGCGGTCCGCCCGCTCAAGGGCATGGACGCGGTCCGGGTCGTACAGACCCTCTCGGCGGGCATCGACCACGTGGAGCCCGGGCTGGGTCTGCTGCCCGCCGGTGTGAAGCTGTGCAATGCCAAGGGTGTGCACGAGGCGTCCACCGCCGAACTCGCCCTCGCGCTCGTGCTCGCCTCCCTGCGCGGCTTCCCCGGCTTCGCGGAAGGCCAGAGCAAGGAGGAGTGGCGGTCCGGCTTCTACCCCGCGCTCGCCGACAAGTCGGTGCTCGTCGTGGGCTACGGATCGATCGGTGCCGCCATCGAGGACCGGCTCGAACCCTTCGAGTGCGCGCGGGTGGTGCGCGTCGCGCGCTCGGCCCGGACCACCGGGCGCGGCCCCGTACACGCGCTCGAAGCGCTGCCCCGGCTGCTGCCCGAGGCGGACGTCGTGATTCTGTCCACCCCGCTGAACGCATCCACCCAAGGGCTGGTCGACGCCGGGTTCCTGGCCGCGATGCGGGACGGCGCGCTGCTCGTGAACGTGGCGCGGGGGCCCGTCGTGGACACCGCGGCCCTGCTGGCCGAACTGGAGTCCGGGCGGCTGCGGGCGGCGCTCGACGTCACCGACCCCGAACCCCTGCCCGCCGGCCACCCGCTCTGGCATGCTCCCCACGTCCTCATCACCCCGCACGTGGGCGGCAGCACCTCGGCGTTCCTCCCGCGGGCCAGGCGGCTGCTGGCCGCACAGCTGACCCGGTTCGCGGTGGGAGAGCCCCTCGACAACCTGGTCCTCACGACCGCCTGA
- a CDS encoding AAA family ATPase, which produces MLGAVETNTVSPVFVGRAGELAVLTDALVRACSGEPQALLIGGEAGVGKTRLVEEFLTAACRREAVVAVGGCVEIGADGLPYAPFSTALRALRRTLPEEFAEALAGQEGELARLLPELGEAGRAPGDEHGTARLFELAARLLERVCAARTLVLVLEDLHWADASTRNLLAYLFRTLRSGRLVVIGTYRADDVHRRHPLRPLLAELDRLRTVRRVELDRFSRAEVGRQLTGILAATPEAALVDDIFDRSDGNAFFVEELARSVECCGDSSGLSDSLRDLLLVRVEALPEDAQRIARVVAEGGSTVEHRLLAAVAGLAEDELDAALRVAVGANLLLPAPDSEGYRFRHSLVREAVSDDLLPGERTRLNRRYAEALEADPSLVRTDESAARLASYWYAAHDAARALPAVLRAAVEARRRYAYTEQLRLLERAMELWDDVPQDVRATLRPLDYAEAYPGCGCESDMPPLGYLDLMAEATVAARVGGDRERALAIAKKALRVLDTNTDPLRAAWFWVQRSLLTQNLSRGDGWHELATAQELVRGMAPSAVHADVLANVASWGALHRPGPDSLAAADRAVEYAQLVGDEHIELHARLTRGWLTIDAGGVEEGLAEMYAVRDRAEELHLVGVMGRAGINLPSSLESTGRSLAAVAAAEHGVAICQAHGLPDSGAWVRANLAQSYFSLGRWNEARAALDAAVPLSRSRKTDGLLASRRAELALARGDIAEAEEQLALNRRLLGLHDPQPQHLINPVRHTMAIAAQQGRLAEARAAFEALSDEGFPPGTQRYALPLLHMAAAIEADARGLPAMDAGRPAILARIRGHLKRLPMLVPVWAAHGVLVEAELARAEGADTPDDWSRAAEAFAPLERPYELAVIRHRWAEAVLTGTGDRGPAASLLRAAHAVAERIGARPLVESLELLAGRARIELTEAAAGDGRATSEGPGAAAPAPGVDAAESFGLTSREREVHRLVAAGYTNRRIAEELYISPKTASVHVSNILGKLNVSSRGEAAALAHRFRLYPVG; this is translated from the coding sequence ATGCTCGGCGCTGTGGAGACCAACACCGTCAGCCCCGTCTTCGTCGGCCGAGCCGGTGAACTGGCCGTACTGACAGACGCTCTCGTCCGCGCGTGTTCCGGGGAACCGCAGGCGCTGCTCATCGGTGGTGAGGCGGGGGTCGGCAAGACCCGGCTGGTCGAGGAGTTCCTCACGGCGGCCTGCCGGCGCGAGGCCGTCGTGGCGGTCGGCGGTTGCGTGGAGATCGGGGCGGACGGCCTGCCCTATGCCCCGTTCTCCACGGCGCTCCGCGCCCTGCGCCGCACGCTGCCCGAGGAGTTCGCCGAGGCGCTGGCGGGCCAGGAGGGCGAACTTGCCCGGCTGCTGCCCGAACTGGGCGAGGCCGGCCGGGCGCCGGGCGACGAGCACGGCACAGCGCGCCTCTTCGAACTGGCGGCCCGGTTGCTGGAACGCGTCTGCGCCGCCCGTACCCTCGTCCTCGTCCTGGAGGACCTGCACTGGGCCGACGCCTCCACACGCAACCTGCTCGCCTATCTCTTCCGTACGCTGCGCAGTGGCCGGCTCGTCGTGATCGGTACGTACCGCGCCGACGACGTCCACCGCCGCCATCCCCTGCGCCCGCTCCTCGCCGAGCTGGACCGGCTCCGCACGGTCCGGCGCGTCGAGCTCGACCGGTTCAGCCGGGCGGAGGTCGGCCGTCAGCTCACCGGCATCCTCGCCGCCACCCCCGAGGCCGCCCTGGTCGACGACATCTTCGACCGCTCGGACGGCAACGCCTTCTTCGTCGAGGAGCTCGCCCGCAGCGTGGAGTGCTGCGGCGACAGCTCCGGGCTCTCCGACTCGCTGCGCGACCTCCTCCTCGTACGCGTCGAGGCGCTGCCGGAGGACGCCCAGCGGATCGCCCGGGTCGTCGCCGAGGGCGGTTCCACCGTCGAGCACCGGCTGCTGGCAGCCGTCGCCGGCCTGGCCGAGGACGAACTCGACGCCGCGCTACGGGTCGCCGTCGGCGCCAACCTGCTGCTTCCCGCGCCGGACTCCGAGGGGTACCGCTTCCGGCACTCCCTGGTCCGCGAGGCCGTCAGCGACGACCTGCTGCCCGGCGAACGCACCCGCCTCAACCGCCGCTACGCCGAAGCGCTGGAGGCGGACCCCTCCCTCGTCCGCACCGACGAGAGCGCGGCACGGCTGGCGAGCTACTGGTACGCCGCGCACGACGCGGCGCGGGCGCTGCCCGCCGTGCTCCGGGCAGCCGTCGAGGCCCGCCGGCGTTACGCCTACACCGAGCAACTGCGGCTGCTGGAGCGGGCCATGGAGCTCTGGGACGACGTACCACAGGACGTGCGCGCCACGCTGCGGCCCCTCGACTACGCCGAGGCCTACCCGGGCTGCGGTTGCGAGTCGGACATGCCACCGCTGGGCTACCTCGACCTGATGGCCGAGGCCACGGTCGCCGCACGCGTCGGCGGCGACCGCGAACGGGCCCTGGCCATCGCCAAGAAGGCCCTGCGCGTCCTGGACACGAACACGGACCCGCTGCGCGCCGCGTGGTTCTGGGTGCAGCGCTCCCTCCTGACGCAGAACCTGTCCCGGGGTGACGGATGGCATGAACTGGCCACCGCCCAGGAGCTCGTGCGCGGTATGGCCCCCTCCGCCGTGCACGCCGACGTCCTGGCCAACGTCGCGAGCTGGGGCGCCCTGCACCGGCCCGGACCCGATTCGCTCGCCGCGGCCGACCGGGCCGTGGAGTACGCCCAGCTCGTCGGCGACGAGCACATCGAGCTGCACGCCCGGCTCACCCGTGGCTGGCTCACCATCGACGCGGGCGGGGTCGAGGAGGGCCTGGCCGAGATGTACGCCGTCCGCGACCGCGCCGAAGAGCTGCACCTGGTGGGAGTGATGGGCCGGGCCGGCATCAATCTGCCCTCCTCGCTCGAATCCACGGGCCGGTCCCTGGCAGCGGTGGCCGCCGCCGAGCACGGCGTCGCGATATGCCAGGCCCACGGCCTGCCCGACTCCGGGGCGTGGGTCCGGGCCAACCTGGCGCAGTCGTACTTCTCCCTGGGACGCTGGAACGAGGCCCGTGCGGCCCTCGACGCCGCAGTTCCGCTGTCGCGCTCCCGCAAGACCGACGGGCTGCTCGCCTCACGTCGCGCCGAACTCGCCCTCGCGCGCGGTGACATCGCCGAGGCGGAGGAGCAGCTGGCCCTCAACCGACGTCTCCTGGGCCTGCACGACCCGCAGCCCCAGCACCTGATCAACCCGGTCCGGCACACCATGGCCATCGCCGCCCAGCAGGGCCGGCTCGCCGAGGCGCGGGCCGCGTTCGAAGCGCTGTCCGACGAGGGCTTCCCGCCCGGCACGCAGCGTTACGCCCTGCCGCTGCTGCACATGGCGGCCGCGATCGAGGCCGACGCGCGGGGTCTGCCCGCCATGGATGCCGGGCGGCCGGCGATCCTGGCGCGGATCCGCGGACACCTGAAGCGGCTGCCGATGCTCGTCCCCGTATGGGCGGCCCACGGTGTGCTGGTCGAGGCGGAACTGGCCCGGGCCGAGGGTGCGGACACCCCGGACGACTGGTCCCGGGCCGCCGAGGCCTTCGCCCCGCTCGAGCGCCCCTACGAGCTGGCTGTGATCCGGCACCGCTGGGCGGAGGCGGTCCTCACCGGCACCGGCGACAGGGGCCCGGCGGCGTCACTCCTGCGCGCGGCGCACGCGGTGGCCGAGCGGATCGGGGCCCGGCCGCTCGTGGAGAGCCTCGAACTGCTGGCGGGGCGCGCCCGGATCGAGCTCACCGAGGCCGCCGCAGGCGACGGCCGGGCCACATCCGAGGGGCCCGGAGCCGCCGCACCGGCCCCGGGGGTGGACGCGGCCGAGTCGTTCGGCCTGACGTCACGGGAACGCGAGGTGCACCGGCTGGTCGCCGCCGGCTACACCAACCGGAGGATCGCGGAGGAGCTGTACATCTCGCCCAAGACCGCGAGCGTGCACGTCTCCAACATCCTGGGCAAGCTGAACGTCTCCAGCCGGGGCGAGGCGGCAGCGCTCGCCCACCGCTTCCGGCTGTACCCGGTGGGCTGA
- a CDS encoding acetolactate synthase large subunit — MPMTEQATGAHHPQPRARNGGPSSATVEHLTGAQSLIRSLEEVGADTVFGLPGGCILPAYDPLMDSTRVRHILVRHEQGAGHAATGYAQATGKVGVCMVTSGPGATNLVTPIADAAMDSVPLVAITGQVASAAIGTDAFQEADICGITMPITKHNFLVTRAEDIAHTIAEAFHIASTGRPGPVLVDIAKDALQAKTTFSWPPSMDLPGYRPVTKPHAKQIREAAKLVTQAKRPVLYVGGGVMKAGATAELKVLAELTGAPVTTTLMALGSFPDSHPLHVGMPGMHGSVTAVTALQKADLIVALGARFDDRVTGKLDSFAPYAKIVHADIDPAEIGKNRAADVPIVGDAREVIADLVQAVQAEHTEGNTGDYSAWWKDLNRWRETYPVGYDLPDDGSLSPQQVIQRIGELAPEGTIFAAGVGQHQMWASHFINYEQPATWLNSGGAGTMGYAVPAAMGAKAGMPDRAVWAIDGDGCFQMTNQELTTCALNNIPIKVAIINNGALGMVRQWQTLFYNQRYSNTVLHSGPDADGNAAKGTRVPDFVKLSEAMGCYAIRCEDPADLDKVIAEANAINDRPVVIDFIVHEDAMVWPMVAAGTSNDEVMAARGVRPDFGDNEDD; from the coding sequence ATGCCGATGACCGAGCAGGCCACCGGGGCCCACCATCCCCAGCCGCGGGCCCGTAACGGCGGACCGTCCTCCGCCACCGTTGAGCACCTCACGGGCGCGCAGTCCCTCATCCGCTCTCTCGAGGAAGTCGGCGCCGACACCGTATTCGGGCTCCCCGGCGGCTGCATCCTTCCGGCGTACGACCCGCTGATGGACTCCACCCGGGTCCGCCACATCCTGGTCCGCCACGAGCAGGGTGCCGGTCACGCGGCCACCGGTTACGCGCAGGCCACCGGCAAGGTCGGTGTCTGCATGGTCACCTCGGGTCCCGGTGCGACCAACCTGGTCACCCCGATCGCCGACGCGGCCATGGACTCGGTGCCCCTGGTCGCGATCACCGGCCAGGTGGCCTCCGCGGCCATCGGCACGGACGCCTTCCAGGAAGCCGACATCTGCGGCATCACGATGCCGATCACGAAGCACAACTTCCTGGTCACCCGCGCCGAGGACATCGCGCACACGATCGCCGAGGCCTTCCACATCGCCTCCACCGGCCGCCCGGGACCGGTCCTCGTCGACATCGCCAAGGACGCGCTGCAGGCGAAGACGACCTTCAGCTGGCCGCCGTCCATGGACCTGCCCGGCTACCGCCCGGTCACCAAGCCGCACGCGAAGCAGATCCGCGAGGCCGCCAAGCTCGTCACGCAGGCCAAGCGCCCCGTGCTCTACGTCGGTGGCGGCGTCATGAAGGCCGGTGCCACCGCCGAGCTGAAGGTCCTGGCAGAGCTCACCGGAGCGCCCGTCACCACCACGCTGATGGCGCTCGGCTCCTTCCCCGACAGCCACCCGCTGCACGTGGGAATGCCCGGCATGCACGGATCGGTCACCGCCGTCACCGCGCTGCAGAAGGCCGACCTGATCGTCGCGCTCGGGGCCAGGTTCGACGACCGGGTCACCGGCAAGCTGGACAGCTTCGCCCCGTACGCCAAGATCGTCCACGCGGACATCGACCCGGCCGAGATCGGCAAGAACCGCGCCGCCGACGTCCCGATCGTCGGTGACGCCCGCGAGGTCATCGCCGACCTCGTCCAGGCCGTCCAGGCCGAGCACACCGAGGGCAACACCGGCGACTACAGCGCCTGGTGGAAGGACCTCAACCGCTGGCGCGAGACCTACCCGGTCGGCTACGACCTGCCGGACGACGGCAGTCTCTCGCCGCAGCAGGTCATCCAGCGCATCGGCGAACTCGCCCCCGAGGGGACGATCTTCGCGGCGGGTGTCGGCCAGCACCAGATGTGGGCCTCCCACTTCATCAACTACGAGCAGCCCGCCACCTGGCTGAACTCCGGCGGCGCCGGGACCATGGGGTACGCGGTTCCGGCCGCGATGGGCGCCAAGGCCGGCATGCCGGACCGCGCCGTCTGGGCGATCGACGGCGACGGCTGCTTCCAGATGACCAACCAGGAACTCACCACCTGCGCGCTCAACAACATCCCGATCAAGGTCGCCATCATCAACAACGGCGCGCTCGGGATGGTCCGCCAGTGGCAGACCCTGTTCTACAACCAGCGGTACTCCAACACCGTCCTGCACTCGGGCCCGGACGCGGACGGCAACGCCGCCAAGGGCACCCGCGTCCCGGACTTCGTCAAGCTGTCCGAGGCCATGGGCTGCTACGCGATCCGCTGCGAGGACCCGGCCGACCTGGACAAGGTCATCGCCGAGGCCAACGCGATCAACGACCGCCCGGTCGTCATCGACTTCATCGTCCACGAGGACGCCATGGTGTGGCCGATGGTCGCCGCAGGCACCTCCAACGACGAGGTCATGGCAGCCCGCGGTGTCCGCCCCGACTTCGGCGACAACGAAGACGACTGA
- a CDS encoding sorbosone dehydrogenase family protein translates to MRGAAFGSVRTPVVRKGVVAVLASASLLLSACSADGGPGPREGHSPPPASAAATPSVSASPSPPADRPPAKGSVDVVSVLTEDLASPWGLAALPGGDLLVTSRDEATVSRIDGETGKKTVLGSVPGVAPAGEGGLLGVAVGPAYGADHQVYVYFTTESDNRIARLQYDEAKPAGQQLGAPDTILRGIPKGTIHNGGRIAFGPDRMLYAGTGETGDTGLAQDRKSLAGKILRMTPDGEPVHGNPEADSVVYTYGHRNVQGLAWDGQKRLWASEFGQDTWDELNAVEPGGNYGWPDVEGKGDDASFVDPAAQWKTSEASPSGIAYAEGSIWMAGLRGERLWRIPLSGTDKEPLAAPQAFLEGTYGRLRTVLAAGGDRLWLVTGNTDGRGTPKTGDDRILLLKVR, encoded by the coding sequence GTGCGCGGTGCTGCGTTCGGATCGGTGCGAACTCCTGTGGTGCGCAAGGGGGTGGTGGCCGTGCTCGCCTCGGCCTCCCTGCTGCTCTCCGCCTGCTCGGCCGACGGTGGCCCGGGGCCCCGCGAAGGGCACTCCCCGCCCCCGGCGAGTGCCGCGGCGACTCCCTCGGTGAGCGCCTCGCCGAGCCCGCCGGCCGACCGGCCGCCGGCCAAGGGCTCGGTGGACGTGGTGTCGGTCCTCACGGAGGACCTTGCCTCACCGTGGGGGCTGGCAGCGCTGCCCGGGGGTGACCTGCTGGTGACCTCGCGCGACGAGGCGACGGTCAGCCGGATCGACGGCGAGACCGGGAAGAAGACGGTGCTGGGTTCCGTACCCGGGGTGGCACCGGCCGGCGAGGGCGGGTTGCTCGGCGTGGCCGTCGGCCCGGCGTACGGCGCGGACCACCAGGTGTACGTCTACTTCACCACCGAGTCGGACAACCGCATCGCCCGCCTGCAGTACGACGAGGCGAAACCGGCCGGTCAGCAGCTCGGCGCTCCGGACACCATTCTGCGGGGCATCCCGAAGGGCACCATCCACAACGGCGGGCGGATCGCGTTCGGTCCCGACCGCATGCTGTACGCGGGCACGGGTGAGACGGGAGACACGGGACTCGCCCAGGACAGGAAGTCCCTGGCGGGCAAGATCCTGCGGATGACACCCGACGGCGAGCCGGTGCACGGCAACCCGGAAGCCGACTCGGTGGTGTACACGTACGGGCACCGCAACGTGCAGGGGCTGGCCTGGGACGGGCAGAAGCGCCTCTGGGCCTCCGAGTTCGGCCAGGACACCTGGGACGAGCTGAATGCCGTCGAGCCGGGCGGCAACTACGGCTGGCCGGACGTCGAGGGCAAGGGGGACGATGCCTCGTTCGTCGACCCCGCAGCACAGTGGAAGACGTCCGAGGCGTCCCCGAGCGGAATCGCCTACGCCGAGGGCTCCATCTGGATGGCGGGGCTGCGCGGGGAGCGGCTCTGGCGGATTCCGCTGTCGGGCACGGACAAGGAACCTCTGGCGGCGCCCCAGGCGTTCCTGGAGGGGACGTACGGCAGGCTGCGCACGGTCCTCGCCGCGGGCGGCGACCGGCTGTGGCTTGTCACCGGCAACACGGACGGCCGCGGCACCCCGAAGACGGGCGACGACCGGATTCTGCTGCTGAAGGTGCGTTGA
- a CDS encoding aldo/keto reductase, translated as MERRTIGAAALAVGAVGLGCMPMNWAYSTSQQRGDRSLRTVHAALDAGVQLLDTADMYGPFTNELLVGRALKGRRSEAFLSTKCGLLVGDQHVVANGRPGYVRRACDASLRRLQTDVIDLYQLHRADPEVPVEETWGAMADLVTAGKVRALGLCAVGARAGRRPGARTHDTTLRQLERVQQVFPVSAVQAELSVWSPDALEDLLPWCAARGVGVLAAMPLGSGYLTGTLKPGHGFEPDDPRARHPRFTAEMMAANQPVVAGLRRIAERHGATPAQVALAWVLRQGRHVVPVPGAKQERWAVENAGAAELVLTDRDVAEIAGLPRARESWD; from the coding sequence TTGGAGCGCAGGACTATCGGTGCGGCGGCGCTCGCCGTCGGCGCGGTCGGGCTGGGCTGTATGCCGATGAACTGGGCCTACAGCACGTCGCAGCAGCGTGGTGACCGTTCGCTGCGGACGGTGCACGCCGCGCTGGACGCGGGTGTCCAGCTGCTCGACACGGCGGACATGTACGGCCCCTTCACCAACGAGCTGCTGGTCGGGCGCGCACTCAAGGGACGCCGGTCCGAGGCCTTCCTGTCCACCAAGTGCGGGCTGCTGGTGGGTGATCAGCACGTCGTCGCCAACGGGCGCCCCGGTTACGTGCGCCGGGCCTGCGACGCCTCGCTGCGGCGGCTGCAGACCGACGTGATCGATCTCTACCAACTGCACCGGGCCGACCCCGAGGTACCGGTGGAGGAGACCTGGGGTGCGATGGCGGACCTGGTCACCGCGGGCAAGGTGCGGGCCCTCGGCCTGTGTGCCGTGGGCGCGCGCGCCGGACGCAGGCCCGGGGCCAGGACGCACGACACCACCCTGCGCCAACTGGAGCGGGTGCAGCAGGTGTTCCCCGTCAGCGCCGTGCAGGCCGAACTCTCCGTGTGGTCGCCCGATGCGCTGGAGGACCTGCTGCCGTGGTGTGCGGCCCGGGGTGTGGGGGTGCTGGCCGCCATGCCACTGGGGAGCGGGTACCTGACGGGGACGCTGAAGCCGGGGCACGGATTCGAACCGGACGACCCGCGCGCCAGGCACCCGCGCTTCACCGCGGAGATGATGGCCGCCAACCAGCCGGTGGTGGCGGGCCTGCGGCGGATCGCGGAACGGCACGGCGCGACCCCGGCTCAGGTGGCGCTGGCCTGGGTGCTGCGGCAGGGCCGCCACGTGGTGCCCGTGCCCGGTGCGAAGCAGGAGCGGTGGGCCGTCGAGAACGCCGGGGCGGCAGAGCTCGTCCTCACGGACCGGGACGTGGCGGAGATCGCCGGGCTGCCGAGGGCCCGCGAGTCCTGGGACTGA
- a CDS encoding EAL domain-containing protein, whose protein sequence is MPAQPVSGQPAAGPRAAGQPDAGRRAGPRSQLVLAFVCAGYGVGAALGWGSPGLALFMGDFGLSAAALIAAVSCFLHARGSGNRFRPAWLLFSLSSAMAAGGNAVWGWYEVVLGRSVPSPSVADVFFLCFAPPAIVGLLVLASRPVTRAGWICLALDAWLIGGSLLTLSWSLALAHTARIANAGGESVARAALSLAYPLLDIVLVSMVLALHFRRGNVDRSAVNVAIAGLALTVVCDALFTSPLLRSSYQSGQLLDAGWFTGSLLLAYAPWGARPVQDNAVATSREARSAGRPIAGSLAALTPYLAAAVCTLGILYNVVQGHRVDRFVVLTGCAVVLALVVRQAIMLIDNIALTQELAQKENHFRSLVQGSSDVIMIAAPTGVLRYVSPAAAGVYGREAEDLVGTELASIIHPADLGGVVHELRRFLAAPPPDEPTTRIECRFRSGTGDWLHVESTVNRHQGGLLLNSRDVTERVRLQAQLQHNAEHDPLTDLPNRALFTARVGQALGGRRAGDPGTAVLFIDLDGFKAVNDSIGHQAGDELLVQAARRLQDSVRATDTAARLGGDEFAALIVGDGTRDQAAREDQVHEIADRLRLTLSRPYRIGDGEVRVAASIGVAFAEPSITPKDLMRNADLAMYRAKAGGKDRVELYAPQMQAEVVRRASLAARLRTALRDGEFALLHQPVVHLASGTVAAVAAQARWRSAQGILFTPAEFLRVAEDGDRAAELGSWLLEEAVEQAADRARSGHPVPVCVRVPAGRLLDRTLPFGSVEALLTRHGLPSGALMLEVSGSDPRISFDELEQRLVALRRLGVRIALDGFGSGYAAINALRRLPIDVLKLDRGLVEGVVESARLHKITGGLLRIAGDLGVQSMADGVDMPEQVRVLRTMGCTHGQGMAFAGPLDEYRLRRTLIRGKYPVPGSAPAVRPVLAGGPLPLQSRSHAETPVPPT, encoded by the coding sequence GTGCCCGCGCAACCGGTCTCCGGGCAGCCCGCGGCCGGCCCGCGGGCGGCCGGGCAGCCGGACGCCGGACGCCGTGCGGGGCCGCGCTCCCAGCTCGTCCTCGCCTTCGTCTGCGCCGGATACGGCGTCGGGGCCGCCCTCGGCTGGGGATCCCCCGGACTCGCCTTGTTCATGGGCGACTTCGGCCTCAGCGCCGCAGCCCTGATCGCCGCTGTCTCGTGCTTCCTCCACGCCCGCGGGAGCGGCAACCGCTTCCGGCCCGCCTGGCTCCTGTTCTCGCTCTCCTCCGCCATGGCCGCCGGAGGCAACGCGGTCTGGGGGTGGTACGAGGTGGTGCTGGGGCGCTCCGTGCCCTCCCCGTCCGTCGCCGACGTGTTCTTCCTCTGCTTCGCGCCGCCGGCCATCGTCGGCCTCCTGGTCCTCGCCAGCCGCCCCGTGACCAGGGCCGGCTGGATCTGCCTGGCCCTGGACGCCTGGCTGATCGGCGGGTCCCTGCTCACGCTCTCCTGGAGCCTGGCGCTCGCCCACACCGCCCGGATCGCCAACGCCGGGGGCGAGAGCGTGGCCAGGGCCGCACTCTCGCTGGCCTACCCGCTTCTGGACATCGTGCTGGTCTCCATGGTGCTCGCACTGCACTTCCGGCGGGGCAACGTCGACCGCTCCGCGGTGAACGTGGCCATCGCCGGGCTCGCCCTGACCGTGGTGTGCGACGCCCTCTTCACCTCGCCGTTGCTGCGCTCCTCCTACCAGTCCGGCCAGTTGCTGGACGCGGGCTGGTTCACCGGCTCCCTGCTCCTCGCCTACGCGCCGTGGGGCGCGCGCCCCGTCCAGGACAACGCTGTCGCAACCAGCCGCGAAGCGCGGTCCGCCGGCCGCCCGATCGCAGGGTCCCTGGCCGCGCTCACGCCGTACCTCGCCGCGGCCGTGTGCACGCTCGGCATCCTGTACAACGTGGTCCAGGGGCACCGGGTGGACCGGTTCGTGGTCCTCACGGGGTGCGCGGTCGTGCTGGCACTGGTGGTCCGCCAGGCCATCATGCTCATCGACAACATCGCACTCACCCAGGAACTGGCCCAGAAGGAGAACCACTTCAGGTCCCTGGTCCAGGGCTCCAGCGACGTCATCATGATCGCCGCGCCCACCGGTGTGCTGCGCTACGTCAGCCCTGCGGCGGCCGGCGTCTACGGCCGGGAGGCCGAGGACCTCGTCGGCACGGAGCTCGCCTCGATCATCCACCCGGCGGACCTCGGGGGAGTCGTCCACGAGCTCCGGCGGTTCCTCGCGGCCCCGCCCCCGGACGAGCCCACCACCAGGATCGAGTGCCGCTTCAGATCGGGCACCGGCGACTGGCTCCACGTCGAGTCCACCGTCAACCGCCACCAGGGCGGCCTGCTGCTCAACAGCCGGGACGTGACCGAGCGGGTCAGGCTCCAGGCGCAGTTGCAGCACAACGCCGAGCACGACCCCCTCACCGACCTGCCCAACCGCGCCCTGTTCACCGCCCGGGTCGGCCAGGCGCTCGGCGGGCGGCGCGCCGGGGACCCGGGCACCGCGGTGCTCTTCATCGACCTGGACGGCTTCAAGGCGGTCAACGACTCCATCGGCCACCAGGCGGGTGACGAGCTCCTCGTCCAGGCCGCCCGTCGTCTCCAGGACTCCGTACGCGCCACGGACACCGCGGCCCGGCTCGGAGGGGACGAGTTCGCCGCGCTCATCGTCGGCGACGGCACCCGCGACCAGGCCGCCCGGGAGGACCAGGTCCACGAGATCGCCGACCGGCTGCGGCTCACGCTCTCCCGGCCGTACCGGATCGGCGACGGCGAGGTCCGGGTCGCCGCCTCCATCGGGGTCGCCTTCGCCGAGCCCTCCATCACGCCCAAGGACCTGATGCGCAACGCCGACCTCGCCATGTACCGCGCGAAGGCCGGCGGCAAGGACCGTGTCGAGTTGTACGCCCCGCAGATGCAGGCCGAGGTCGTCCGCCGTGCCTCGCTCGCGGCGCGACTGCGCACCGCCCTGCGCGACGGCGAGTTCGCCCTGCTGCACCAGCCCGTCGTCCACCTCGCCAGCGGCACGGTCGCCGCCGTCGCCGCACAGGCGCGCTGGCGCTCCGCCCAGGGCATCCTGTTCACCCCCGCCGAGTTCCTGCGGGTCGCCGAGGACGGCGACCGTGCCGCCGAGCTCGGCAGCTGGCTGCTGGAGGAGGCCGTGGAGCAGGCCGCCGACCGGGCCAGGTCCGGCCACCCGGTCCCCGTCTGCGTACGGGTGCCGGCCGGGCGGCTGCTGGACCGGACCCTGCCTTTCGGCTCGGTCGAGGCGCTGCTCACCCGGCACGGGCTGCCCTCCGGAGCGCTGATGCTCGAAGTGTCCGGCAGCGACCCGCGGATCTCGTTCGACGAGCTGGAACAGCGACTGGTCGCGCTGCGCAGGCTCGGGGTGCGGATCGCGCTGGACGGCTTCGGCAGCGGGTATGCCGCGATCAACGCCCTGCGGCGGCTCCCCATCGACGTGCTGAAGCTCGACCGGGGGCTGGTCGAGGGGGTGGTGGAGTCCGCGCGGCTCCACAAGATCACCGGTGGGCTGCTGCGCATCGCCGGCGACCTCGGTGTCCAGTCCATGGCCGATGGAGTCGACATGCCCGAACAGGTGCGCGTACTGCGCACCATGGGGTGTACGCACGGCCAGGGCATGGCGTTCGCCGGCCCGCTGGACGAGTACCGGCTGCGACGCACCCTGATCAGGGGGAAGTACCCGGTGCCGGGCAGCGCTCCGGCTGTCCGGCCGGTGCTGGCCGGCGGTCCGCTGCCACTCCAGAGCCGCTCACATGCTGAGACGCCCGTCCCACCCACTTGA